One genomic window of Branchiostoma floridae strain S238N-H82 chromosome 4, Bfl_VNyyK, whole genome shotgun sequence includes the following:
- the LOC118414218 gene encoding zonadhesin-like — protein MKRAAVLAALVLVSALRAAALSCAPCSKQACPPSPTCRGDVLKDLCGCCDSRCAKMEGEACGGPWGFSGTCSSGLSCGRDPTKYARNRGTNMYYGYTRMAVGICQPEDVTREDTCTEPKKVGHCRAAVRRFYFDTAEKKCKPFIFGGCGGNRNNFLTLQDCETTCAVARNLSNGSSESTAPSLSSRRGALGQNCTRHSRWSQCGSACRPSCENPSPACTEQCVPGCTCEAGRVWENDECVPLIDCPANSCQHDGKTYQLGESWAEKSVRGTVCSCSQSGTVQCDREQCPRGEAHIIGDGGMWTCTKTADMACPKGYKKPRKTSGPFLCYRFERSRSTYRRAEDTCRAEGARLATIRGRRDQLHLLLGVFTKIRQSTWFGLSDKETEKKLMWSDGVPYSSGDYRRWARRVSNTPDQDCGYMSRPHRYKWLLGECSSDHAFVCEYDPFDTSRKG, from the exons ATGAAGAGGGCGGCTGTGTTAGCGGCTCTGGTACTCGTGTCTGCGCTGAG AGCCGCGGCCCTCTCGTGTGCGCCCTGCAGCAAGCAGGCCTGTCCCCCCAGCCCGACATGTCGGGGGGATGTGCTCAAGGATCTGTGCGGCTGTTGTGACAGCAGGTGTGCAAAG atggaGGGGGAAGCATGCGGAGGGCCCTGGGGATTCAGTGGGACATGTTCGTCCGGACTGTCGTGCGGCAGGGACCCAACTAAGTATGCACGAAATCGGGGAACCAACATGTACTACGGATACACACGTATGGCGGTGGGAATCTGTCAGCCTGAGG ACGTGACGAGGGAGGACACGTGCACGGAGCCGAAGAAGGTGGGGCACTGCCGGGCTGCCGTTAGGCGCTTCTACTTCGACACTGCCGAGAAGAAGTGCAAGCCGTTCATATTCGGAGGCTGCGGAGGGAACAGGAACAACTTCCTCACCCTGCAGGACTGTGAGACGACTTGTGCTGTCGCCAGGAATCTTTCCAATG gtagcagtgagagcacagcgcCATCGCTGTCTAGTAGAAGGGGGGCCTTAGGGCAGAACTGCACCCGGCACAGCCGCTGGTCGCAGTGCggttcagcctgtcggccatcTTGTGAGAACCCTTCCCCGGCATGCACCGAGCAGTGTGTTCCCGGATGTACTTGCGAGGCTGGACGTGTGTGGGAGAATGATGAGTGTGTTCCTCTCATAGACTGTCCGGCAAACAGCTGTCAACATGACGGAAAAACATACCAA CTCGGTGAATCCTGGGCGGAGAAGAGTGTTCGCGGCACCGTGTGCAGCTGCTCGCAGAGCGGGACAGTCCAGTGTGACCGGGAGCAGTGCCCACGAGGAGAGGCCCATATTATCGGGGATGGAGGGATGTGGACATGCACAAAAACCG CAGACATGGCGTGTCCAAAAGGCTACAAAAAGCCTCGCAAGACCAGTGGTCCGTTTCTGTGTTACCGTTTCGAGCGGAGCCGCAGCACGTACAGACGGGCAGAGGACACCTGCCGAGCTGAGGGCGCACGACTGGCCACCATCAGGGGCAGGAGGGACCAGCTACATCTACTG CTCGGAGTTTTCACCAAGATTCGGCAGAGCACGTGGTTCGGCCTTAGTGACAAGGAGACGGAGAAGAAGCTGATGTGGAGTGATGGGGTGCCGTACAGCTCCGGGGACTACCGCCGCTGGGCCAGGCGGGTCTCCAACACTCCTGACCAGGACTGCGGCTACATGAGCCGCCCGCACAGGTACAAGTGGCTGCTCGGGGAGTGCAGCTCTGACCACGCCTTCGTGTGTGAATACGACCCGTTTGACACCAGTCGTAAGGGCTAA
- the LOC118413445 gene encoding zonadhesin-like codes for MGTWRTVVLFIGMLTSVACLSCPSCKEQHCSQPPPCVGDIVKDPCGCCDVCAKVEGERCGGPWKISGECSSGLFCDKDDDDFNAVGVCKPKKLLCGSNSHFSMCGGMCRPTCDNPSPICPAVCFPGCACDEGFVWSGDTCIPLKICPKKCPAGSHWSMCGSDCPPSCKEPIRACNKMCVPSCVCDVWDHVWHYDRCIPLKQCPPEGCKYNGRTYKEGDSWGEEDQPGKNCFCRQGRPQCLFVDCFPPTSRHVRTKDGTWDCQKLETGQCPQGYIKPQSSKGMFFCYRFDTKRLSYGDAESSCRADGGRLVTIRDYRTQLWVAIRTVLQIRQSTWIGLDDRKTDRRLVWSDLVPYSRKDYKRWDRGVLNTKNNDCAYMSRPRKYRWRLGWCKAKRPYICEYDPFAVSAIRAYQDF; via the exons ATGGGAACCTGGAGGACAGTGGTTCTGTTCATAGGAATGCTCACAAG CGTGGCGTGTCTGTCATGTCCGTCATGTAAGGAACAACATTGCTCCCAGCCACCTCCATGTGTAGGGGACATTGTCAAGGACCCATGTGGATGTTGTGACGTGTGTGCAAAA GTGGAGGGAGAGAGATGTGGCGGACCATGGAAGATCTCCGGAGAATGTTCCTCTGGGTTGTTCTGTGACAAGGACGATGATGACTTCAATGCAGTTGGAGTATGCAAAC CTAAGAAGTTGCTGTGCGGGTCCAACAGTCATTTCTCCATGTGCGGGGGAATGTGCCGCCCCACCTGTGACAACCCATCTCCGATCTGCCCGGCCGTCTGCTTCCCCGGATGTGCTTGTGACGAGGGCTTCGTCTGGTCAGGGGACACCTGCATCCCTCTCAAGATATGTC CTAAGAAGTGTCCCGCTGGAAGCCACTGGTCCATGTGCGGTAGTGATTGTCCTCCATCTTGTAAGGAGCCGATCCGAGCATGTAATAAGATGTGTGTGCCCAGCTGCGTGTGTGACGTCTGGGATCACGTGTGGCACTACGACCGCTGCATCCCGCTGAAACAGTGTCCGCCAGAAGGCTGCAAATACAATGGAAGGACATATAAA GAAGGGGATTCGTGGGGTGAGGAAGATCAGCCAGGCAAGAACTGCTTCTGTCGCCAGGGAAGACCCCAGTGTCTGTTTGTGGACTGTTTCCCCCCGACAAGCCGACACGTCAGGACCAAGGATGGCACTTGGGATTGCCAGAAACTCG AGACTGGCCAGTGCCCCCAAGGTTACATCAAGCCACAGTCCTCTAAAGGGATGTTCTTCTGCTACCGTTTTGACACGAAGCGTCTTTCTTACGGTGATGCGGAGAGCAGCTGCCGTGCTGACGGCGGCCGTCTGGTCACCATCCGCGACTATCGCACACAGCTCTGGGTCGCG ATTCGCACCGTACTCCAAATCCGCCAGAGCACGTGGATCGGCTTGGATGacaggaagacagacagacGACTCGTGTGGAGCGATTTGGTACCGTACAGCAGGAAGGACTACAAACGCTGGGACAGAGGTGTGCTGAACACGAAGAATAACGACTGTGCCTACATGAGTCGGCCTAGGAAGTACCGCTGGCGTTTAGGCTGGTGCAAGGCGAAGCGGCCTTATATTTGCGAGTACGATCCTTTCGCTGTGTCAGCCATCAGAGCTTATCAGGACTTCTAG